The following DNA comes from Saccharomyces cerevisiae S288C chromosome XIII, complete sequence.
AATGGACCTACATTGACCCAATGCAGCTCTTTACAGTATTTCTTTAGTGCTTCAATACTGGATAGATATTCAAACATATTTTCCGCGGTATCTATGAAATATGCGCTACAAATGATAATTTTATCATAGTCTTTGGAAATGGGAGAATATCGTGTGAAGTCCCCCCATAGTGGGTCCAGATTACTGCGGTGGCCAACTTTGCTCAAATCTGCCGATAAACTTCTCAACTGATTATCAAACACTGTCTGGCATGAATATTGTTGTACAAAAGGACGTATCTTAACGTCATGCTTATATTCGAGTGCAAATAGGTTACATATGTACATCAAGGCTGATAATTCGATGGAGTCCACCTGTATTTTGGGGAAAGTGGTGGCAAGAGTATGGGATAGGCCACCCACACCAGCCCCTGGGGTCACGATAagaattttctctttcatgTCCCCGGCACTAATCACATGATGGTTGATTCTActaatgataaaattttgtaaaggATCTCTTTCCACACTATAGTAAGAGCTGAAATCACGACACAAATGTGCTAATGCTTCATGGACCACACTTTGGCTGCCTCGAGACGAAACTATTGGAAATACGAAGTCAGgattcaattgaataaGGTGACCATCTTTAATCTTATAGCCGTGTTCCGCGCAtatcttttcaatttcctctgtaaattcttcatcgtGTTCGTTGGAATGAATCAATTTCCCTAAAGTGAACTCAATTATCTTGTCAATAACTCTTGCGTTTTCTCGGATACcctcattatttttcattaatttgGTGAAGTAGCCTAATTTTTGCAACTGATCTTCTGAAATTCCATTTAATTGTCTTGCTCTCCGAAATAAAAGGCCATTATAGCCTTCTCCTCTTGCTCGATACTCATGTAAACGGATTAAATTCCCCGTAAGATCAGGAAGAGTGGGAATCTGATAATTAATTTTAGAAAGATTCGATTGATCGGCAGATATTGATTTCTCAACATCAACCAATTTTAAGGAGGGCGATAAAAC
Coding sequences within:
- a CDS encoding uncharacterized protein (Putative S-adenosylmethionine-dependent methyltransferase; SWAT-GFP and mCherry fusion proteins localize to the endoplasmic reticulum and vacuole respectively; YMR209C is not an essential gene), translated to MVSSLASNIILALVVVLMTLLRQNKPLQRWFVSYVEKLLSRKSNLAQKVSVLSPSLKLVDVEKSISADQSNLSKINYQIPTLPDLTGNLIRLHEYRARGEGYNGLLFRRARQLNGISEDQLQKLGYFTKLMKNNEGIRENARVIDKIIEFTLGKLIHSNEHDEEFTEEIEKICAEHGYKIKDGHLIQLNPDFVFPIVSSRGSQSVVHEALAHLCRDFSSYYSVERDPLQNFIISRINHHVISAGDMKEKILIVTPGAGVGGLSHTLATTFPKIQVDSIELSALMYICNLFALEYKHDVKIRPFVQQYSCQTVFDNQLRSLSADLSKVGHRSNLDPLWGDFTRYSPISKDYDKIIICSAYFIDTAENMFEYLSSIEALKKYCKELHWVNVGPLKYGTKPLVQFTGDELSRLRKIRGWKDLVEEYEVDSSKGLNGYLTDYESMYQGYYGLLKFHSVFES